A window from Citrus sinensis cultivar Valencia sweet orange chromosome 3, DVS_A1.0, whole genome shotgun sequence encodes these proteins:
- the LOC102625809 gene encoding transcription factor GTE10, with protein sequence MRYYCLASTRSRVYAYKSIGFFLLLEASTHMAPTVPIDFIGQKQSKKCLTSQMMGKSRKYSKGHSSGFVPDYRHAVETMAESEGFGSSGRVDTEMTASEDSCAPKRKCISLNIDGYDNFGVPLQVLTLSKMSQTERRSLELKLKTDLEQVRVLQKKVASLSSNVVLSPSSDIRSCNDGQKRPLLESVGGPSVVLAPKGKKRAPNGRNGPQTKKGNSGRLEPKKPAGAASSSNAMLMKQCENLLTRLMSHQFGWVFNTPVDVVKLNIPDYFTVIKHPMDLGTVKCKITSGQYSDPLAFAADVRLTFSNAMTYNPPQNDVHIMADTLGKYFEVRWKAIEKKLPVTVDMTAVPSRADDMIETETRMGMPPMKKKKVSPKETKIKSEPVRRVMTNEEKRILSTELEALLEELPESIIDFLKEHSAGETGEDELEIDIDALSDDTLFALRKLLDDYLLEKQQKQANPGPCEMEVLNESGLSNSSMQLCKGNDLVDEDVDIVGGNDPSVTDIPPVAIEKDAANRNSKCSSSSSSSSESGSSSSDSDSGSSSGSEPDAAKASVPANAVEENLVSGANLDEKKSEGVPDIGNSSVNSLDQVELNSQGKPVAIVADGHHEGESAPSERQVSPDKLYRAALLRNRFADTILKAREKALEKGEKRDPEKLRIEREELERRHREEKARLQAEAKAAEEARRKAEAEAAAEAKRKRELEREAARQALQMMEKTVDINENSRFMEDLEMLRIAQDEQLPSFTAETSPDHLQDRLGSFKFQGSTNPLEQLGLYMKMDDDDEEEVEPPLTAKEPVKDVEEGEID encoded by the exons ATGCGATATTATTGTTTAGCTTCGACTCGATCTAGGGTTTATGCTTATAAGAGTATAGGTTTTTTTCTT TTACTGGAAGCTAGTACTCATATGGCACCAACTGTTCCCATAGACTTTATTGGACAAAAGCAATCGAAAAAGTGTTTGACTTCACAAATGATGGGGAAATCAAGAAAGTACTCTAAAGGGCATTCTTCTGGTTTTGTTCCGGACTATCGGCATGCTGTTGAGACCATGGCTGAATCTGAAGGGTTTGGCAGCTCGGGAAGAGTTGACACTGAAATGACAGCTTCGGAGGATTCGTGTGCTCCCAAAAGGAAGTGCATTAGTTTGAATATTGATGGTTATGATAATTTTGGTGTACCTCTACAGGTATTAACTCTGTCAAAGATGTCTCAAACTGAAAGGAGGAGTTTAGAACTTAAGTTGAAAACGGATCTTGAACAGGTCCGAGTACTTCAGAAGAAAGTTGCTTCTCTCAGTTCCAATGTTGTTCTGTCACCTTCTAGTGATATTCGGAGTTGTAATGATGGGCAAAAGAGGCCTCTGTTAGAGAGTGTTGGTGGTCCATCTGTAGTATTGGCTCCAAAGGGTAAGAAACGGGCCCCTAATGGGCGCAATGGGCCCCAAACAAAGAAGGGTAATTCTGGGCGTCTTGAACCAAAGAAGCCGGCTGGAGCAGCAAGTTCTTCAAATGCAATGTTGATGAAGCAGTGTGAGAATTTGCTCACCCGTTTGATGTCGCATCAGTTTGGTTGGGTTTTCAACACTCCAGTTGATGTGGTGAAGTTGAACATTCCTGATTACTTCACTGTCATCAAGCATCCGATGGATTTGGGCACTGTAAAGTGCAAGATAACTTCAGGTCAATATTCAGATCCATTGGCGTTTGCTGCAGATGTTCGTCTAACTTTTTCAAATGCAATGACCTACAATCCACCTCAAAATGATGTCCATATCATGGCTGACACTCTTGGAAAGTACTTTGAAGTGAGATGGAAAGCTATAGAGAAGAAGCTTCCAGTGACTGTGGATATGACAGCAGTGCCTTCAAGAGCAGATGATATGATAGAAACTGAAACTAGAATGGGAATGCCAcccatgaagaagaaaaaagtttcCCCCAAGGAAACTAAGATAAAATCAGAACCTGTTAGACGAGTCATGACGAATGAGGAAAAGCGTATTTTGAGCACTGAATTGGAGGCTTTGCTCGAAGAATTGCCTGAAAGCATCATTGATTTCTTAAAAGAGCATAGTGCAGGTGAAACTGGTGAGGATGAGCTGGAGATTGATATTGATGCTCTCAGCGATGATACATTGTTTGCGTTGCGGAAGCTTTTAGATGATTATCTTCTGgagaaacaacaaaaacaagcaAATCCCGGTCCTTGTGAAATGGAG GTCCTTAATGAGTCTGGGCTCAGCAATTCCTCAATGCAATTATGCAAAG GCAATGACCTGGTTGATGAAGATGTGGATATTGTTGGCGGTAATGATCCTTCTGTTACTGACATCCCTCCTGTAGCGATAGAGAAGGATGCTGCTAATAGAAACAGCAAATGCAGCAGTTCAAGTAGCTCCAGTAGTGAATCAGGCTCTTCATCAAGTG attcagattcaggTAGTTCATCTGGCAGTGAACCTGATGCTGCTAAGGCTTCGGTTCCTGCTAATGcagtggag GAAAACTTAGTTTCGGGAGCAAATCtagatgaaaagaaaagcgAAGGTGTTCCAGACATTGGAAATT CATCTGTAAACAGTTTGGATCAAGTAGAGCTGAATTCCCAGGGTAAGCCAGTTGCCATTGTGGCGGATGGCCATCATGAGG GGGAGAGTGCTCCATCAGAGAGGCAAGTCTCCCCCGACAAGCTCTACCGTGCAGCTTTGTTGAGGAATCGTTTTGCTGACACCATACTTAAAGCTCGGGAGAAAGCACTTGAAAAG GGTGAAAAGCGTGACCCTGAGAAGCTACGTATTGAAAGAGAGGAGCTTGAAAGGCGGCATAGAGAAG aaaaagcTCGGCTCCAAGCTGAGGCCAAGGCAGCTGAAGAGGCTCGAAGAAAAGCTGAAGCTGAAGCTGCAGCTGAAGCCAAAAGGAAGAGGGAACTTGAGAGAGAAGCTGCACGCCAGGCACTGCAAATG ATGGAAAAGACTGTAGATATCAATGAGAACAGTCGGTTCATGGAAGATCTGGAAATGCTTAGGATTGCACAAGATGAACAATTGCCAAGTTTTACGGCAGAGACAAGTCCAGATCATTTGCAAGATAGGTTGGGTAGTTTTAAATTCCAGGGGAGTACTAACCCCTTAGAACAATTAGGATTGTACATGAAGATGGATGACGATGATGAGGAAGAAGTTGAACCGCCTCTAACTGCTAAAGAGCCAGTTAAAGATGTAGAGGAAGGAGAAATTGATTGA
- the LOC102625535 gene encoding protein PLASTID TRANSCRIPTIONALLY ACTIVE 10, producing the protein MQILQSSHLFTFPKPLNPNRPLLHNNNNNNRRHVTFPAAATTKSFPPKCFSSDEFPVDETFLEQFGPKDKETEDEARRRNWIERGWAPWEEILTPEADFARKSLNEGDEVALQSPEAVEAFKMLKPSYRMKKIKEMGITEDEWYKKQFEIKGEIPEKLETVWAAPLLVTHVAPRDWPPRGWEVDRKELEYIREAHKLQNVRVEIGELERKAKFERGGFNFDRYRVFLKQYNQWVAANKDRLEEESYKYDQDYYPGRRKRGKDYEECMYELPFYYPGQICEGKVTTVHLYQGAFVDIGGVYDGWVPIKGNDWYWIRHHIKVGMHVIVEILAKRDPYRFRFPIEMRFVQPNIDHLIFNRFDFAPIFHRDEDKNPDELRRDCGRPPVPRKYPGVKPEEEGLLSTHPYVDKLWQIHNAEQLILDDMEANPDKYKGKKLSELTDDEEFDDENSVEYTKVNYKKALLPKIILKTSVKELDLEAALAEREHHNKLQREAKERGEQYKVYKLRRNFEMDEYNFIHWRRSLEERGALIRDISCRQALGLPLEEPGRYKEDSFFGKDEYDPSNPLYRYDYWGEPKNSEKSLQERMRDAHNKSIVGKGMVWYEMSYDDVIKQKMQREARSKRVTLEEEEEDSTSGHGNGDDDDDDFDYSILSDSSSLSFSNQPVVNGTESSSISDEGMFED; encoded by the exons ATGCAAATCCTCCAAAGCTCTCACCTTTTCACCTTCCCTAAACCCCTAAACCCTAACCGTCCCCTCCtccacaacaacaacaacaacaaccgcCGTCACGTCACCTTTCCCGCCGCAGCCACTACCAAGTCCTTCCCGCCAAAATGCTTCAGCTCGGACGAGTTCCCCGTGGACGAGACCTTCCTCGAACAATTCGGCCCCAAGGACAAAGAAACCGAGGACGAAGCCCGCCGACGCAACTGGATCGAGCGGGGATGGGCCCCGTGGGAGGAAATCCTCACTCCCGAAGCCGATTTCGCGCGCAAATCCCTCAACGAAGGTGACGAGGTGGCGCTCCAGAGCCCCGAGGCCGTCGAAGCCTTCAAGATGCTGAAGCCTTCTTACAGAATGAAGAAGATTAAAGAGATGGGGATTACGGAAGACGAGTGGTACAAGAAGCAGTTCGAAATCAAGGGCGAGATTCCGGAGAAGCTGGAGACAGTGTGGGCTGCGCCCTTGTTAGTCACACACGTGGCGCCGAGGGATTGGCCGCCCCGAGGGTGGGAGGTGGACCGGAAGGAGCTTGAGTATATAAGGGAAGCGCATAAGTTGCAGAATGTAAGAGTGGAGATTGGGGAGCTCGAGAGAAAGGCAAAATTCGAAAGAGGAGGGTTTAACTTCGATAGGTATCGAGTTTTCTTGAAGCAGTATAATCAGTGGGTTGCTGCTAATAAAGATAGATTGGAAGAAGAATCTTACAAG TATGATCAAGATTACTATCCTGGTCGGAGGAAAAGAGGCAAAGATTATGAAGAGTGCATG TATGAGCTTCCATTTTACTATCCTGGACAG ATTTGTGAAGGCAAAGTGACTACTGTACACTTATATCAAGGAGCATTTGTAGACATTGGAGGTGTATATGATGG GTGGGTCCCTATTAAAGGCAATGATTGGTACTGGATCCGTCATCACATAAAAGTCGGCATGCATGTCATTGTTGAAATTCTG GCAAAAAGAGATCCTTATCGGTTTCGATTTCCTATTGAAATGCGTTTTGTTCAGCCGAACATAGATCACCTGAT ATTTAACAGATTTGACTTTGCACCAATATTTCACCGTGATGAAGATAAAAATCCAGATGAATTACGG CGAGATTGTGGAAGACCTCCTGTTCCTAGGAAATATCCTGGAGTCAAACCAGAAGAGGAAGGGTTGTTGTCAACTCACCCTTATGTTGATAAG TTGTGGCAGATCCATAATGCTGAGCAGCTGATTCTGGATGACATGGAGGCCAATCCTGATAAATACAAAGGCAAAAAGTTATCAGAGTTAACTGATGATGAGGAGTTTGATGATGAAAACAGTGTTGAATATACAAAAGTTAATTATAAGAAAGCCTTACTGCCAAAAATCATACTG AAAACTAGTGTTAAAGAACTTGACTTGGAAGCTGCCTTGGCTGAGCGTGAG CatcataataaattacaaaggGAAGCCAAGGAGAGAGGAGAGCAATATAAAGTCTATAAGCTGAGAcgaaattttgaaatggatGAGTATAATTTCATTCATTGGCGTCGCTCTTTAGAGGAAAGAGGAGCATTAATCCGAGATATCAGTTG CCGGCAGGCTCTTGGACTGCCATTGGAGGAGCCAGGGAGGTATAAAGAAGACAGTTTCTTCGGGAAGGACGAATATGATCCTTCAAATCCTTTGTACCGCTATGACTATTGGGGAGAACCGAAAAACTCAGAGAAGAGTTTGCAAGAGCGCATGAGGGATGCCCACAATAAATCTATTGTGGGCAAAGGCATGGTTTGGTATGAAATGTCTTATGATGATGTCATCAAGCAGAAAATGCAGAGAGAGGCACGTTCTAAACGTGTTACTCtggaagaagaggaagaagattCAACCAGTGGTCACGGCAACGGGGATGACGACGATGACGACTTTGATTACAGCATTCTAAGTGACTCCTCCAGCCTTAGTTTCTCTAATCAGCCTGTAGTTAATGGGACGGAATCATCTAGCATATCAGATGAAGGCATGTTTGAGGACTGA